The Sphaeramia orbicularis chromosome 16, fSphaOr1.1, whole genome shotgun sequence genome window below encodes:
- the LOC115435633 gene encoding uncharacterized protein LOC115435633, translating into MKAGHKYLLFHFVLLSVSCLCHGDGAFFSDNKNLILPGSYNIPWMAGIEDFRTLSLITIPGTHNSMAMYGGPEAECQALSLRDQLRAGVRFLDLKVFGLGDTLYVMHGIMYQHTHFKDVLETVRSFLSEFRTEAVLIRLQPESFEKNTVNEMVRSLISNDEHIWVTSGMPNMGQVRGKIVFLQKSTFTMGIPLIDTDGKSNGKVTNVKDKDNKIIRQLNQATEACGGDNAVLTYSSGTGFGTFWGMFLTPKRVAEKVNPWLNQYLRQFYPNQPRPCFGIIAMDFPGIDLIQTVINLNWW; encoded by the exons ATGAAGGCTGGACACAAATACCTTCTGTTCCACTTTGTTCTGCTTTCTGTGAG CTGTCTGTGTCATGGAGATGGAGCTTTCTTCAGTGACAATAAAAACCTCATCCTCCCGGGGTCTTACAACATTCCCTGGATGGCGGGCATTGAAGACTTCCGTACCCTGTCCCTCATCACCATCCCTGGAACCCACAACAGCATGGCGATGTACGGCGGCCCTGAGGCTGAATGCCAGGCTTTATCGCTGAGGGATCAGCTACGAGCTGGAGTTCGATTCCTGGATCTCAAAGTGTTTGGACTGGGTGACACCCTGTACGTCATGCACGGCATCATGTACCAGCACACCCACTTTAAGGACGTCCTGGAAACTGTCCGATCTTTTCTGTCCGAGTTCAGGACCGAGGCTGTGCTGATCCGACTGCAGCCTGAGTCTTTTGAGAAGAATACGGTCAATGAAATGGTGAGGAGTCTGATTAGCAATGATGAGCACATCTGGGTCACCTCGGGTATGCCGAACATGGGGCAGGTCAGGGGCAAGATTGTGTTTTTGCAGAAAAGCACCTTCACTATGGGAATTCCTCTTATAGACACAGATGGGAAAAGCAACGGCAAAGTAACCAATGTCAAAGATAAAGACAACAAAATAATCAGACAGCTGAACCAGGCCACCGAAGCCTGTGGAGGCGACAACGCCGTCTTGACTTATTCTAGCGGAACTGGGTTTGGTACTTTCTGGGGTATGTTTCTGACTCCAAAAAGAGTGGCTGAGAAAGTTAACCCATGGCTTAACCAGTACCTGAGACAGTTTTACCCCAATCAGCCCAGACCGTGCTTCGGTATCATTGCTATGGACTTTCCTGGCATTGACCTTATTCAGACTGTTATCAACTTAAACTGGTGGTAA